Proteins encoded by one window of Megachile rotundata isolate GNS110a chromosome 10, iyMegRotu1, whole genome shotgun sequence:
- the ERR gene encoding estrogen-related receptor isoform X4, protein MEAWMYDVVCMMSGAGIENMIGNNRTMANIKQEVENPTTPTQNYQVCSPTTTLQHQEVICGKMEVPADYGGGGGSPGSPEMHHCSSTTQPLGTPEEGVKEEDMIPRRLCLVCGDVASGFHYGVASCEACKAFFKRTIQGNIEYTCPANGECEINKRRRKACQACRFQKCLRQGMLKEGVRLDRVRGGRQKYRRSTDPYTPVKTAPLEANVGTGASNEIINNKMLEALAACEPDMLQVSNLSHTLDTDQRVLGQLSDLYDRELVGIIGWAKQIPGFSGLALNDQMRLLQSTWAEILTFSLAWRSMPNNGRLRFAQDFTLDERLARECHCTELYTHCIQIVERLQRLGLTREEYYMLKALILANSDARSDEPQALYRFRDTILNSLSDCVAAIRPGQALRATQNMFLVLPSLRQVDGIVRRFWSSVYRTGKVPMNKLFVEMLEAAYYR, encoded by the exons ATGGAAGCCTGGATGTACGACGTG GTGTGTATGATGTCCGGCGCCGGCATAGAAAATATGATTGGAAATAATAGAACTATGGCAAATATCAAGCAAGAAGTCGAGAATCCTACGACGCCTACGCAAAACTATCAAGTCTGTTCACCGACCACCACCCTTCAACATCAAGAG GTGATTTGCGGTAAAATGGAGGTTCCAGCCGATTATGGCGGAGGTGGAGGTAGCCCTGGTAGTCCCGAAATGCATCACTGTTCGTCCACCACGCAACCCTTAGGGACACCGGAG GAAGGTGTCAAAGAAGAAGACATGATACCGAGAAGGTTGTGCCTTGTTTGCGGAGACGTCGCGAGTGGATTTCATTATGGGGTCGCGTCTTGCGAAGCGTGCAAGGCTTTTTTCAAAAGAACCATACAAG GTAACATCGAGTATACGTGTCCAGCGAATGGCGAGTGCGAGATAAACAAACGGAGAAGGAAAGCGTGTCAGGCGTGTAGATTTCAAAAGTGCCTTCGACAAGGCATGTTGAAAGAAGGAGTTCGATTGGATCGCGTCCGAGGAGGTAGACAAAAATATAGAAGGTCCACCGATCCTTATACGCCGGTGAAGACAGCTCCGTTGGAAG CAAACGTAGGGACAGGAGCTTCTAACGAAATAATAA ATAACAAAATGCTGGAAGCACTGGCTGCCTGTGAGCCTGATATGTTGCAAGTGTCCAATCTCTCTCATACTCTCGATACGGATCAGAGAGTACTCGGTCAATTATCCGACTTGTACGATCGAGAATTGGTTGGAATAATCG GTTGGGCAAAACAAATCCCTGGATTCAGCGGTTTAGCGTTGAACGACCAGATGCGACTGTTGCAAAGTACGTGGGCTGAAATCTTGACGTTCAGTCTAGCGTGGAGAAGTATGCCCAATAATGGTAGATTAAGATTTGCCCAAGATTTTACCCTCGACGAGAGACTCGCGCGCGAATGCCATTGTACGGAGCTGTACACGCAT TGTATTCAAATCGTTGAAAGGCTTCAACGATTGGGCCTGACCAGGGAAGAATATTACATGCTGAAAGCGTTGATACTGGCGAATAGCGATGCAAGATCGGACGAGCCACAAGCGCTTTATCGTTTTCGTGATACTATTTTGAATTCTCTCTCGGATTGCGTGGCCGCAATAAGACCCGGACAAGCATTGCGCGCCACACAAAACATGTTCCTAGTGTTGCCCAGTCTCAGGCAGGTCGATGGAATTGTTAGAAGATTTTGGTCCAGTGTTTATCGAACGGGGAAAGTACCGATGAACAAGTTGTTTGTAGAAATGCTGGAAGCCGCTTATTATCGATGA
- the ERR gene encoding estrogen-related receptor isoform X1, with protein MSDGDKKSYTSFTVCMMSGAGIENMIGNNRTMANIKQEVENPTTPTQNYQVCSPTTTLQHQEVICGKMEVPADYGGGGGSPGSPEMHHCSSTTQPLGTPEEGVKEEDMIPRRLCLVCGDVASGFHYGVASCEACKAFFKRTIQASNFTGNIEYTCPANGECEINKRRRKACQACRFQKCLRQGMLKEGVRLDRVRGGRQKYRRSTDPYTPVKTAPLEANVGTGASNEIINNKMLEALAACEPDMLQVSNLSHTLDTDQRVLGQLSDLYDRELVGIIGWAKQIPGFSGLALNDQMRLLQSTWAEILTFSLAWRSMPNNGRLRFAQDFTLDERLARECHCTELYTHCIQIVERLQRLGLTREEYYMLKALILANSDARSDEPQALYRFRDTILNSLSDCVAAIRPGQALRATQNMFLVLPSLRQVDGIVRRFWSSVYRTGKVPMNKLFVEMLEAAYYR; from the exons ATGTCCGATGGAGATAAAAAATCATATACGAGTTTTACG GTGTGTATGATGTCCGGCGCCGGCATAGAAAATATGATTGGAAATAATAGAACTATGGCAAATATCAAGCAAGAAGTCGAGAATCCTACGACGCCTACGCAAAACTATCAAGTCTGTTCACCGACCACCACCCTTCAACATCAAGAG GTGATTTGCGGTAAAATGGAGGTTCCAGCCGATTATGGCGGAGGTGGAGGTAGCCCTGGTAGTCCCGAAATGCATCACTGTTCGTCCACCACGCAACCCTTAGGGACACCGGAG GAAGGTGTCAAAGAAGAAGACATGATACCGAGAAGGTTGTGCCTTGTTTGCGGAGACGTCGCGAGTGGATTTCATTATGGGGTCGCGTCTTGCGAAGCGTGCAAGGCTTTTTTCAAAAGAACCATACAAG cgAGTAATTTCACAGGTAACATCGAGTATACGTGTCCAGCGAATGGCGAGTGCGAGATAAACAAACGGAGAAGGAAAGCGTGTCAGGCGTGTAGATTTCAAAAGTGCCTTCGACAAGGCATGTTGAAAGAAGGAGTTCGATTGGATCGCGTCCGAGGAGGTAGACAAAAATATAGAAGGTCCACCGATCCTTATACGCCGGTGAAGACAGCTCCGTTGGAAG CAAACGTAGGGACAGGAGCTTCTAACGAAATAATAA ATAACAAAATGCTGGAAGCACTGGCTGCCTGTGAGCCTGATATGTTGCAAGTGTCCAATCTCTCTCATACTCTCGATACGGATCAGAGAGTACTCGGTCAATTATCCGACTTGTACGATCGAGAATTGGTTGGAATAATCG GTTGGGCAAAACAAATCCCTGGATTCAGCGGTTTAGCGTTGAACGACCAGATGCGACTGTTGCAAAGTACGTGGGCTGAAATCTTGACGTTCAGTCTAGCGTGGAGAAGTATGCCCAATAATGGTAGATTAAGATTTGCCCAAGATTTTACCCTCGACGAGAGACTCGCGCGCGAATGCCATTGTACGGAGCTGTACACGCAT TGTATTCAAATCGTTGAAAGGCTTCAACGATTGGGCCTGACCAGGGAAGAATATTACATGCTGAAAGCGTTGATACTGGCGAATAGCGATGCAAGATCGGACGAGCCACAAGCGCTTTATCGTTTTCGTGATACTATTTTGAATTCTCTCTCGGATTGCGTGGCCGCAATAAGACCCGGACAAGCATTGCGCGCCACACAAAACATGTTCCTAGTGTTGCCCAGTCTCAGGCAGGTCGATGGAATTGTTAGAAGATTTTGGTCCAGTGTTTATCGAACGGGGAAAGTACCGATGAACAAGTTGTTTGTAGAAATGCTGGAAGCCGCTTATTATCGATGA
- the ERR gene encoding estrogen-related receptor isoform X5, which translates to MSDGDKKSYTSFTVCMMSGAGIENMIGNNRTMANIKQEVENPTTPTQNYQVCSPTTTLQHQEVICGKMEVPADYGGGGGSPGSPEMHHCSSTTQPLGTPEEGVKEEDMIPRRLCLVCGDVASGFHYGVASCEACKAFFKRTIQASNFTGNIEYTCPANGECEINKRRRKACQACRFQKCLRQGMLKEGVRLDRVRGGRQKYRRSTDPYTPVKTAPLEDNKMLEALAACEPDMLQVSNLSHTLDTDQRVLGQLSDLYDRELVGIIGWAKQIPGFSGLALNDQMRLLQSTWAEILTFSLAWRSMPNNGRLRFAQDFTLDERLARECHCTELYTHCIQIVERLQRLGLTREEYYMLKALILANSDARSDEPQALYRFRDTILNSLSDCVAAIRPGQALRATQNMFLVLPSLRQVDGIVRRFWSSVYRTGKVPMNKLFVEMLEAAYYR; encoded by the exons ATGTCCGATGGAGATAAAAAATCATATACGAGTTTTACG GTGTGTATGATGTCCGGCGCCGGCATAGAAAATATGATTGGAAATAATAGAACTATGGCAAATATCAAGCAAGAAGTCGAGAATCCTACGACGCCTACGCAAAACTATCAAGTCTGTTCACCGACCACCACCCTTCAACATCAAGAG GTGATTTGCGGTAAAATGGAGGTTCCAGCCGATTATGGCGGAGGTGGAGGTAGCCCTGGTAGTCCCGAAATGCATCACTGTTCGTCCACCACGCAACCCTTAGGGACACCGGAG GAAGGTGTCAAAGAAGAAGACATGATACCGAGAAGGTTGTGCCTTGTTTGCGGAGACGTCGCGAGTGGATTTCATTATGGGGTCGCGTCTTGCGAAGCGTGCAAGGCTTTTTTCAAAAGAACCATACAAG cgAGTAATTTCACAGGTAACATCGAGTATACGTGTCCAGCGAATGGCGAGTGCGAGATAAACAAACGGAGAAGGAAAGCGTGTCAGGCGTGTAGATTTCAAAAGTGCCTTCGACAAGGCATGTTGAAAGAAGGAGTTCGATTGGATCGCGTCCGAGGAGGTAGACAAAAATATAGAAGGTCCACCGATCCTTATACGCCGGTGAAGACAGCTCCGTTGGAAG ATAACAAAATGCTGGAAGCACTGGCTGCCTGTGAGCCTGATATGTTGCAAGTGTCCAATCTCTCTCATACTCTCGATACGGATCAGAGAGTACTCGGTCAATTATCCGACTTGTACGATCGAGAATTGGTTGGAATAATCG GTTGGGCAAAACAAATCCCTGGATTCAGCGGTTTAGCGTTGAACGACCAGATGCGACTGTTGCAAAGTACGTGGGCTGAAATCTTGACGTTCAGTCTAGCGTGGAGAAGTATGCCCAATAATGGTAGATTAAGATTTGCCCAAGATTTTACCCTCGACGAGAGACTCGCGCGCGAATGCCATTGTACGGAGCTGTACACGCAT TGTATTCAAATCGTTGAAAGGCTTCAACGATTGGGCCTGACCAGGGAAGAATATTACATGCTGAAAGCGTTGATACTGGCGAATAGCGATGCAAGATCGGACGAGCCACAAGCGCTTTATCGTTTTCGTGATACTATTTTGAATTCTCTCTCGGATTGCGTGGCCGCAATAAGACCCGGACAAGCATTGCGCGCCACACAAAACATGTTCCTAGTGTTGCCCAGTCTCAGGCAGGTCGATGGAATTGTTAGAAGATTTTGGTCCAGTGTTTATCGAACGGGGAAAGTACCGATGAACAAGTTGTTTGTAGAAATGCTGGAAGCCGCTTATTATCGATGA
- the ERR gene encoding estrogen-related receptor isoform X7, with protein sequence MSDGDKKSYTSFTVCMMSGAGIENMIGNNRTMANIKQEVENPTTPTQNYQVCSPTTTLQHQEVICGKMEVPADYGGGGGSPGSPEMHHCSSTTQPLGTPEEGVKEEDMIPRRLCLVCGDVASGFHYGVASCEACKAFFKRTIQGNIEYTCPANGECEINKRRRKACQACRFQKCLRQGMLKEGVRLDRVRGGRQKYRRSTDPYTPVKTAPLEDNKMLEALAACEPDMLQVSNLSHTLDTDQRVLGQLSDLYDRELVGIIGWAKQIPGFSGLALNDQMRLLQSTWAEILTFSLAWRSMPNNGRLRFAQDFTLDERLARECHCTELYTHCIQIVERLQRLGLTREEYYMLKALILANSDARSDEPQALYRFRDTILNSLSDCVAAIRPGQALRATQNMFLVLPSLRQVDGIVRRFWSSVYRTGKVPMNKLFVEMLEAAYYR encoded by the exons ATGTCCGATGGAGATAAAAAATCATATACGAGTTTTACG GTGTGTATGATGTCCGGCGCCGGCATAGAAAATATGATTGGAAATAATAGAACTATGGCAAATATCAAGCAAGAAGTCGAGAATCCTACGACGCCTACGCAAAACTATCAAGTCTGTTCACCGACCACCACCCTTCAACATCAAGAG GTGATTTGCGGTAAAATGGAGGTTCCAGCCGATTATGGCGGAGGTGGAGGTAGCCCTGGTAGTCCCGAAATGCATCACTGTTCGTCCACCACGCAACCCTTAGGGACACCGGAG GAAGGTGTCAAAGAAGAAGACATGATACCGAGAAGGTTGTGCCTTGTTTGCGGAGACGTCGCGAGTGGATTTCATTATGGGGTCGCGTCTTGCGAAGCGTGCAAGGCTTTTTTCAAAAGAACCATACAAG GTAACATCGAGTATACGTGTCCAGCGAATGGCGAGTGCGAGATAAACAAACGGAGAAGGAAAGCGTGTCAGGCGTGTAGATTTCAAAAGTGCCTTCGACAAGGCATGTTGAAAGAAGGAGTTCGATTGGATCGCGTCCGAGGAGGTAGACAAAAATATAGAAGGTCCACCGATCCTTATACGCCGGTGAAGACAGCTCCGTTGGAAG ATAACAAAATGCTGGAAGCACTGGCTGCCTGTGAGCCTGATATGTTGCAAGTGTCCAATCTCTCTCATACTCTCGATACGGATCAGAGAGTACTCGGTCAATTATCCGACTTGTACGATCGAGAATTGGTTGGAATAATCG GTTGGGCAAAACAAATCCCTGGATTCAGCGGTTTAGCGTTGAACGACCAGATGCGACTGTTGCAAAGTACGTGGGCTGAAATCTTGACGTTCAGTCTAGCGTGGAGAAGTATGCCCAATAATGGTAGATTAAGATTTGCCCAAGATTTTACCCTCGACGAGAGACTCGCGCGCGAATGCCATTGTACGGAGCTGTACACGCAT TGTATTCAAATCGTTGAAAGGCTTCAACGATTGGGCCTGACCAGGGAAGAATATTACATGCTGAAAGCGTTGATACTGGCGAATAGCGATGCAAGATCGGACGAGCCACAAGCGCTTTATCGTTTTCGTGATACTATTTTGAATTCTCTCTCGGATTGCGTGGCCGCAATAAGACCCGGACAAGCATTGCGCGCCACACAAAACATGTTCCTAGTGTTGCCCAGTCTCAGGCAGGTCGATGGAATTGTTAGAAGATTTTGGTCCAGTGTTTATCGAACGGGGAAAGTACCGATGAACAAGTTGTTTGTAGAAATGCTGGAAGCCGCTTATTATCGATGA
- the ERR gene encoding estrogen-related receptor isoform X8: MEAWMYDVVCMMSGAGIENMIGNNRTMANIKQEVENPTTPTQNYQVCSPTTTLQHQEVICGKMEVPADYGGGGGSPGSPEMHHCSSTTQPLGTPEEGVKEEDMIPRRLCLVCGDVASGFHYGVASCEACKAFFKRTIQGNIEYTCPANGECEINKRRRKACQACRFQKCLRQGMLKEGVRLDRVRGGRQKYRRSTDPYTPVKTAPLEDNKMLEALAACEPDMLQVSNLSHTLDTDQRVLGQLSDLYDRELVGIIGWAKQIPGFSGLALNDQMRLLQSTWAEILTFSLAWRSMPNNGRLRFAQDFTLDERLARECHCTELYTHCIQIVERLQRLGLTREEYYMLKALILANSDARSDEPQALYRFRDTILNSLSDCVAAIRPGQALRATQNMFLVLPSLRQVDGIVRRFWSSVYRTGKVPMNKLFVEMLEAAYYR, encoded by the exons ATGGAAGCCTGGATGTACGACGTG GTGTGTATGATGTCCGGCGCCGGCATAGAAAATATGATTGGAAATAATAGAACTATGGCAAATATCAAGCAAGAAGTCGAGAATCCTACGACGCCTACGCAAAACTATCAAGTCTGTTCACCGACCACCACCCTTCAACATCAAGAG GTGATTTGCGGTAAAATGGAGGTTCCAGCCGATTATGGCGGAGGTGGAGGTAGCCCTGGTAGTCCCGAAATGCATCACTGTTCGTCCACCACGCAACCCTTAGGGACACCGGAG GAAGGTGTCAAAGAAGAAGACATGATACCGAGAAGGTTGTGCCTTGTTTGCGGAGACGTCGCGAGTGGATTTCATTATGGGGTCGCGTCTTGCGAAGCGTGCAAGGCTTTTTTCAAAAGAACCATACAAG GTAACATCGAGTATACGTGTCCAGCGAATGGCGAGTGCGAGATAAACAAACGGAGAAGGAAAGCGTGTCAGGCGTGTAGATTTCAAAAGTGCCTTCGACAAGGCATGTTGAAAGAAGGAGTTCGATTGGATCGCGTCCGAGGAGGTAGACAAAAATATAGAAGGTCCACCGATCCTTATACGCCGGTGAAGACAGCTCCGTTGGAAG ATAACAAAATGCTGGAAGCACTGGCTGCCTGTGAGCCTGATATGTTGCAAGTGTCCAATCTCTCTCATACTCTCGATACGGATCAGAGAGTACTCGGTCAATTATCCGACTTGTACGATCGAGAATTGGTTGGAATAATCG GTTGGGCAAAACAAATCCCTGGATTCAGCGGTTTAGCGTTGAACGACCAGATGCGACTGTTGCAAAGTACGTGGGCTGAAATCTTGACGTTCAGTCTAGCGTGGAGAAGTATGCCCAATAATGGTAGATTAAGATTTGCCCAAGATTTTACCCTCGACGAGAGACTCGCGCGCGAATGCCATTGTACGGAGCTGTACACGCAT TGTATTCAAATCGTTGAAAGGCTTCAACGATTGGGCCTGACCAGGGAAGAATATTACATGCTGAAAGCGTTGATACTGGCGAATAGCGATGCAAGATCGGACGAGCCACAAGCGCTTTATCGTTTTCGTGATACTATTTTGAATTCTCTCTCGGATTGCGTGGCCGCAATAAGACCCGGACAAGCATTGCGCGCCACACAAAACATGTTCCTAGTGTTGCCCAGTCTCAGGCAGGTCGATGGAATTGTTAGAAGATTTTGGTCCAGTGTTTATCGAACGGGGAAAGTACCGATGAACAAGTTGTTTGTAGAAATGCTGGAAGCCGCTTATTATCGATGA
- the ERR gene encoding estrogen-related receptor isoform X9 produces the protein MSDGDKKSYTSFTVCMMSGAGIENMIGNNRTMANIKQEVENPTTPTQNYQVCSPTTTLQHQEVICGKMEVPADYGGGGGSPGSPEMHHCSSTTQPLGTPEEGVKEEDMIPRRLCLVCGDVASGFHYGVASCEACKAFFKRTIQASNFTGNIEYTCPANGECEINKRRRKACQACRFQKCLRQGMLKEGVRLDRVRGGRQKYRRSTDPYTPVKTAPLEGWAKQIPGFSGLALNDQMRLLQSTWAEILTFSLAWRSMPNNGRLRFAQDFTLDERLARECHCTELYTHCIQIVERLQRLGLTREEYYMLKALILANSDARSDEPQALYRFRDTILNSLSDCVAAIRPGQALRATQNMFLVLPSLRQVDGIVRRFWSSVYRTGKVPMNKLFVEMLEAAYYR, from the exons ATGTCCGATGGAGATAAAAAATCATATACGAGTTTTACG GTGTGTATGATGTCCGGCGCCGGCATAGAAAATATGATTGGAAATAATAGAACTATGGCAAATATCAAGCAAGAAGTCGAGAATCCTACGACGCCTACGCAAAACTATCAAGTCTGTTCACCGACCACCACCCTTCAACATCAAGAG GTGATTTGCGGTAAAATGGAGGTTCCAGCCGATTATGGCGGAGGTGGAGGTAGCCCTGGTAGTCCCGAAATGCATCACTGTTCGTCCACCACGCAACCCTTAGGGACACCGGAG GAAGGTGTCAAAGAAGAAGACATGATACCGAGAAGGTTGTGCCTTGTTTGCGGAGACGTCGCGAGTGGATTTCATTATGGGGTCGCGTCTTGCGAAGCGTGCAAGGCTTTTTTCAAAAGAACCATACAAG cgAGTAATTTCACAGGTAACATCGAGTATACGTGTCCAGCGAATGGCGAGTGCGAGATAAACAAACGGAGAAGGAAAGCGTGTCAGGCGTGTAGATTTCAAAAGTGCCTTCGACAAGGCATGTTGAAAGAAGGAGTTCGATTGGATCGCGTCCGAGGAGGTAGACAAAAATATAGAAGGTCCACCGATCCTTATACGCCGGTGAAGACAGCTCCGTTGGAAG GTTGGGCAAAACAAATCCCTGGATTCAGCGGTTTAGCGTTGAACGACCAGATGCGACTGTTGCAAAGTACGTGGGCTGAAATCTTGACGTTCAGTCTAGCGTGGAGAAGTATGCCCAATAATGGTAGATTAAGATTTGCCCAAGATTTTACCCTCGACGAGAGACTCGCGCGCGAATGCCATTGTACGGAGCTGTACACGCAT TGTATTCAAATCGTTGAAAGGCTTCAACGATTGGGCCTGACCAGGGAAGAATATTACATGCTGAAAGCGTTGATACTGGCGAATAGCGATGCAAGATCGGACGAGCCACAAGCGCTTTATCGTTTTCGTGATACTATTTTGAATTCTCTCTCGGATTGCGTGGCCGCAATAAGACCCGGACAAGCATTGCGCGCCACACAAAACATGTTCCTAGTGTTGCCCAGTCTCAGGCAGGTCGATGGAATTGTTAGAAGATTTTGGTCCAGTGTTTATCGAACGGGGAAAGTACCGATGAACAAGTTGTTTGTAGAAATGCTGGAAGCCGCTTATTATCGATGA
- the ERR gene encoding estrogen-related receptor isoform X11 — translation MSDGDKKSYTSFTVCMMSGAGIENMIGNNRTMANIKQEVENPTTPTQNYQVCSPTTTLQHQEVICGKMEVPADYGGGGGSPGSPEMHHCSSTTQPLGTPEEGVKEEDMIPRRLCLVCGDVASGFHYGVASCEACKAFFKRTIQASNFTGNIEYTCPANGECEINKRRRKACQACRFQKCLRQGMLKEGVRLDRVRGGRQKYRRSTDPYTPVKTAPLEANVGTGASNEIINNKMLEALAACEPDMLQVSNLSHTLDTDQRVLGQLSDLYDRELVGIIGWAKQIPGFSGLALNDQMRLLQSTWAEILTFSLAWRSMPNNGRLRFAQDFTLDERLARECHCTELYTHVGIERECAVCSNLSKLPRLLRLICSFSTYSIL, via the exons ATGTCCGATGGAGATAAAAAATCATATACGAGTTTTACG GTGTGTATGATGTCCGGCGCCGGCATAGAAAATATGATTGGAAATAATAGAACTATGGCAAATATCAAGCAAGAAGTCGAGAATCCTACGACGCCTACGCAAAACTATCAAGTCTGTTCACCGACCACCACCCTTCAACATCAAGAG GTGATTTGCGGTAAAATGGAGGTTCCAGCCGATTATGGCGGAGGTGGAGGTAGCCCTGGTAGTCCCGAAATGCATCACTGTTCGTCCACCACGCAACCCTTAGGGACACCGGAG GAAGGTGTCAAAGAAGAAGACATGATACCGAGAAGGTTGTGCCTTGTTTGCGGAGACGTCGCGAGTGGATTTCATTATGGGGTCGCGTCTTGCGAAGCGTGCAAGGCTTTTTTCAAAAGAACCATACAAG cgAGTAATTTCACAGGTAACATCGAGTATACGTGTCCAGCGAATGGCGAGTGCGAGATAAACAAACGGAGAAGGAAAGCGTGTCAGGCGTGTAGATTTCAAAAGTGCCTTCGACAAGGCATGTTGAAAGAAGGAGTTCGATTGGATCGCGTCCGAGGAGGTAGACAAAAATATAGAAGGTCCACCGATCCTTATACGCCGGTGAAGACAGCTCCGTTGGAAG CAAACGTAGGGACAGGAGCTTCTAACGAAATAATAA ATAACAAAATGCTGGAAGCACTGGCTGCCTGTGAGCCTGATATGTTGCAAGTGTCCAATCTCTCTCATACTCTCGATACGGATCAGAGAGTACTCGGTCAATTATCCGACTTGTACGATCGAGAATTGGTTGGAATAATCG GTTGGGCAAAACAAATCCCTGGATTCAGCGGTTTAGCGTTGAACGACCAGATGCGACTGTTGCAAAGTACGTGGGCTGAAATCTTGACGTTCAGTCTAGCGTGGAGAAGTATGCCCAATAATGGTAGATTAAGATTTGCCCAAGATTTTACCCTCGACGAGAGACTCGCGCGCGAATGCCATTGTACGGAGCTGTACACGCAT GTGGGAATAGAACGAGAGTGTGCTGTATGCAGCAACCTTTCAAAGTTACCGCGTTTGTTACGTttaatttgctcattttcaaccTATTCTATACTATGA
- the ERR gene encoding estrogen-related receptor isoform X2, with amino-acid sequence MSDGDKKSYTSFTVCMMSGAGIENMIGNNRTMANIKQEVENPTTPTQNYQVCSPTTTLQHQEVICGKMEVPADYGGGGGSPGSPEMHHCSSTTQPLGTPEEGVKEEDMIPRRLCLVCGDVASGFHYGVASCEACKAFFKRTIQGNIEYTCPANGECEINKRRRKACQACRFQKCLRQGMLKEGVRLDRVRGGRQKYRRSTDPYTPVKTAPLEANVGTGASNEIINNKMLEALAACEPDMLQVSNLSHTLDTDQRVLGQLSDLYDRELVGIIGWAKQIPGFSGLALNDQMRLLQSTWAEILTFSLAWRSMPNNGRLRFAQDFTLDERLARECHCTELYTHCIQIVERLQRLGLTREEYYMLKALILANSDARSDEPQALYRFRDTILNSLSDCVAAIRPGQALRATQNMFLVLPSLRQVDGIVRRFWSSVYRTGKVPMNKLFVEMLEAAYYR; translated from the exons ATGTCCGATGGAGATAAAAAATCATATACGAGTTTTACG GTGTGTATGATGTCCGGCGCCGGCATAGAAAATATGATTGGAAATAATAGAACTATGGCAAATATCAAGCAAGAAGTCGAGAATCCTACGACGCCTACGCAAAACTATCAAGTCTGTTCACCGACCACCACCCTTCAACATCAAGAG GTGATTTGCGGTAAAATGGAGGTTCCAGCCGATTATGGCGGAGGTGGAGGTAGCCCTGGTAGTCCCGAAATGCATCACTGTTCGTCCACCACGCAACCCTTAGGGACACCGGAG GAAGGTGTCAAAGAAGAAGACATGATACCGAGAAGGTTGTGCCTTGTTTGCGGAGACGTCGCGAGTGGATTTCATTATGGGGTCGCGTCTTGCGAAGCGTGCAAGGCTTTTTTCAAAAGAACCATACAAG GTAACATCGAGTATACGTGTCCAGCGAATGGCGAGTGCGAGATAAACAAACGGAGAAGGAAAGCGTGTCAGGCGTGTAGATTTCAAAAGTGCCTTCGACAAGGCATGTTGAAAGAAGGAGTTCGATTGGATCGCGTCCGAGGAGGTAGACAAAAATATAGAAGGTCCACCGATCCTTATACGCCGGTGAAGACAGCTCCGTTGGAAG CAAACGTAGGGACAGGAGCTTCTAACGAAATAATAA ATAACAAAATGCTGGAAGCACTGGCTGCCTGTGAGCCTGATATGTTGCAAGTGTCCAATCTCTCTCATACTCTCGATACGGATCAGAGAGTACTCGGTCAATTATCCGACTTGTACGATCGAGAATTGGTTGGAATAATCG GTTGGGCAAAACAAATCCCTGGATTCAGCGGTTTAGCGTTGAACGACCAGATGCGACTGTTGCAAAGTACGTGGGCTGAAATCTTGACGTTCAGTCTAGCGTGGAGAAGTATGCCCAATAATGGTAGATTAAGATTTGCCCAAGATTTTACCCTCGACGAGAGACTCGCGCGCGAATGCCATTGTACGGAGCTGTACACGCAT TGTATTCAAATCGTTGAAAGGCTTCAACGATTGGGCCTGACCAGGGAAGAATATTACATGCTGAAAGCGTTGATACTGGCGAATAGCGATGCAAGATCGGACGAGCCACAAGCGCTTTATCGTTTTCGTGATACTATTTTGAATTCTCTCTCGGATTGCGTGGCCGCAATAAGACCCGGACAAGCATTGCGCGCCACACAAAACATGTTCCTAGTGTTGCCCAGTCTCAGGCAGGTCGATGGAATTGTTAGAAGATTTTGGTCCAGTGTTTATCGAACGGGGAAAGTACCGATGAACAAGTTGTTTGTAGAAATGCTGGAAGCCGCTTATTATCGATGA